The following proteins are encoded in a genomic region of Mycolicibacterium rutilum:
- a CDS encoding DUF4194 domain-containing protein, giving the protein MSNEYAIASAIIRLMQGVVYRESDEDTWLTLERSGAGVRDHFATIGVDVVVDDAEGYAYLRSQPSEEGDEELPRLVRRRALTYNVSLLLVLLRKRLVEFETTGGEGRLVLTTDQIVEMLRLFQAESTNDARIVEQAETTIKKAAELGFLRQLRGQRDQWEVRRILKAYVDAQTLSDFSAKLREYAGAVTSDE; this is encoded by the coding sequence ATGAGCAACGAGTATGCGATCGCCAGCGCCATCATCCGGCTGATGCAAGGGGTTGTCTACCGCGAATCGGATGAGGACACGTGGCTGACGCTAGAACGTTCGGGCGCCGGCGTGCGAGACCATTTCGCCACTATCGGCGTCGACGTCGTGGTCGATGACGCCGAGGGATACGCCTATCTTCGCTCCCAGCCATCCGAAGAGGGCGATGAGGAACTCCCGCGCCTGGTGCGCAGGCGGGCACTGACCTACAACGTCAGCCTGCTCCTGGTGCTGCTGCGCAAGAGGCTCGTCGAGTTCGAGACGACCGGCGGTGAGGGCCGATTGGTTCTCACCACCGACCAGATCGTTGAGATGCTGCGGCTTTTCCAGGCTGAGTCCACGAATGACGCACGAATTGTGGAGCAGGCGGAGACGACCATCAAGAAGGCCGCCGAACTCGGCTTCCTGCGTCAGTTGCGCGGTCAACGCGACCAGTGGGAGGTACGGCGAATCCTGAAGGCCTACGTCGACGCCCAGACCCTGTCGGACTTCTCGGCCAAGCTGCGCGAGTACGCCGGAGCGGTGACCAGTGATGAGTGA